GCACTCAAGAACCGCTGATAAACGACTTCCTACAGGATGATATGCTCCTCAAGGTAACAACTTCGCACCCTTGGTACGCGAATatatgttggtattttgtaacatcacgaataaaatccgcaagtgcacggataccgctgtaactttcacccaggagtattccagggtatcgtatccactgaggaacgtgagtacactatctacgggttcaggcttaTCCAAAGACACACACACTTATGTAGGAGGGATAGGACAGAGAGGACTTcctaagatttagaatctatATTTAGAGGAAGAGATAGCTTCGCCTTgtacttcgagctactggtgGCCAGTTGTTCCGGTAATAATGCTCTATTCTATAACCGAACGTGGAGGTTTACTAGGGCtcaaacagggctgtcaccacctgtgggCTACCTCTCAATCCGTAGGAATATAGAAAAACCGAgtggtaaagtctagcctagacaccacgtctacgctattccgTACTAATCCTAACCCTGGCCAAGATTATCCTTCTCTATCCGGAGTCTTAAGCTAGAATCAAATGCTAAtctaagcatacactcaatTCAATATAAGGCAGAAGAAATAGCTTGcaactaaactctaattctaaataagaaagtctcgaacacttataaccgaataagcatccgtcgaggtacaagcggagaagactaccgacaagcccggcacttcctccgactcctcctcactctcttgtagaggtacaaattggagaagagcgccgttaccggcgcccctcctgggTACCTCTACCCCTAAACTCTCTAAGACAACTCTCAACTCAAGTAAAAACTCAAGAGGAAAGTGAAGTGTTGATGTGTGGAGTGTGTGttcatttggagcccctcccctcatatttacAGGAGGGAACCACCAGCCATTCGCCCGGGAATCGACCCAAATAGCCATGGAGGACCAACCACAAGACGCCACGTGTGAACTGTGAGGCGGTAGGACCCGCGGGCCTTTGCCACATGGCCGGCCAACCATCATGGTCGGCCAGCCATGGGTTGAGCCTGTTCGGCCCAAAACTAAGTCTAGATGTTGCTAGGTGGGCCCTCATGTCATGTATGGGGGGCATGGCTTGTCTTAAGGCGATTTGGATGCTCTGGTGGGCCTGTGGATCCTCGTGAATacgtctgattcgtcgagaaggtgttgcctcggattgatgacgtgtcaccttgcttgtGGGCTTGGGTAATACTTGCTAGTTTCTTGcatttttggcccaaattcaccgtACTCAGAGAACACTCCGCCCATGCATGCATAGAAAGCACTATGCCACCTGCCCGTCCTCTGGGATGGGAGACGGGAGAAGCCGTCAACTCATGCCATTCCGCACACCATCTTCATGACCACCCTGTCACCACTCCATTACGCAGGGGTGTGACAGGGCAAGGCCCTCTGCAAGCCCAAGGACACCTCCTTAACGGGAATACCGCCCCCGACTGGCAAACCACGACGAGCAAGGTGCCACCCCATCATCAAGGATTCAATCGGAGCTAGCGCCCGTACACCGACTAGGGGAAAGGAGACCTCCCCGACTGACAAGCAGAAGGACTCCGACCGACGACACAGGGCCGACCTCCTCCATTCCCGTACATCACATTAGGACTTTGTAAGTGGGacccaccttggactataaaagagGGTCCCTCACGTAGGACGCGAGAAGAACTTCAAGATACACAGATCATTCTTCCACTCGAAAGCTTATAGCTTCCCTTCCATTTGAGCATCTGGGCTCGAGCAACACGAACAGAGAACCACCCCTCTAACTGGGCGTAGGGCATTTCAGGCTCGAACCAGTCTAAATTCTTGAGTCATTGCGTGCTAGACCAAATCCGATCTGACGCACCATAAACACGCAATCGAGTAGATTATCAGTCGGCCATTTCTGAAACCGATACCATGCTTACTACATCCAAGAACCAACGGCGCACATCCTAAAGCTGTTGACATTTCCCTCTCTTCTCATTTTAGCTTCACATCCAGTGTTATGATTGTGAAATTTGACGCAGAGACAAAATGGAGTTTGTCTTCTATGACTCTTTGCTGGTTCTTCATCATAATCATCTTTTGATTCCCTCGCAAATTCACTCAATTTCTTTGTTCccaattaaaatttatcttttcATTATACTACTCGATCTCTTATGAATCCATCGGTACTCCTTTTTTTCGTTAGACCATCACTGAGTTCATCATAGTCATAGCTACACCTGTTTGACCATATTTATGTTGCTGAAACTGAGGGATTGGAAAATATATTGCATTTTATTCATGTTCCTTTATGTTTTTATATGCTAGGGATGGACATATTTTTGATAGTGAACATGTTTTAATATGCTAATTCAAATTATGACACCCAAGCATCTATCTCTTTCGTATCTTCACATAGTATCCTCATGGAAATATAGATGACATATATCAGTGAATTGGCCCGAGCTAACAGTACAGTCTGTCAGTCCCCACTCGTCAGCGCCGCAGCTTGATTGCGGATAACACAGAAGTTTGAATAGTGGCAACAAATGTGACAGATTCTGTCAATGCCCGTTATTTCCACTCCTGAAAAGGGTACAACTAAAAAGTCTAAGAAGGTAGAGTTTGGTAGAACAGAGAGATTGCAGTCCGGCCAGCTCCCAACCGATCAGGAATAATAAAACCGCTCACGGCGTTACGGCTTCCCATCCAACTTGCACATGTGTACGTCTTCTGTTATTCGAGGAGATATATGAGTCGTCCCTTATCGACTATCATCAACCGGACCCTCCCCTGGGATTATTATTGAATCCATGTTTCTTCCTGTGGTAGAACGAGTCGGCCATGGCCGTCCCGACGTTGACGACGGCAGGGCAGCCGTCGCGGTCCTTCTCCAGCCGCACGCACGCCACGCAGTAGTGCGCGTCCGCcaccgctcctcctccttcccggaCGCCGCACACCACGCACCTCTCGCTCCCGGACCCGCTGCCGTAGCCGCAGCCGTCGCAGACGCGGGCCACCGCGCAGGGCCGCACCATGGAGTCGCAGGCCACGCAGCGGCCGTCGTGCGCCGCGCAGACGCGGCCCACGGCGACGCCCGGCAGCCGCGCGCACCTCACGAGGTCGGCCTGGTGCCTCGCCATGGGGATGGGTAGGAAGACGGGCTGCTTGCCGTCGTTGCTTGATGAGTATATTTATGGCGCGAAACGTTCTTGGAGGGCAAGGAAACGATTGGCGGTAACGAAGCGTGGTTTCAATTTCTTTAGTGAGAATTAATGAGACGACTGGTCAAGTTGACCGTTAGATAGGTCGGTTTGCAGGCTTGGGGCCAgtgctaagagcatctccaagagactctttatattttttctaatttatagaaatagagattttgatgaaAAATTAGTCTCCAACAGGCTCTTCAAATGAATATCTAAAGATAGATATCCTCTATTCCGGATTTCATGTTATTCAAAGATGGAGAGTACAGATGGCTCTCTAGActacaaataagatatagaagaGCTGTTGGAAAAGACAGATATGAAAAACGATTTTCACTCAAATGACTctccaaatgataatttagagtgtagattttggaaaagctcttggagatgctctaaggtcTAGTAGTTAGTGTTTGACAATGTTGCCGCCTCTAACGAAACTTGCACGTGCGTCAAtgtaaacaaaaataaaaactatGCTAAAACTGTTCTATTTTCGCTGATCTCCCAATTCCGGATGTACGTTGGCAGAAGTCAGCAGAGGAGCCCACCGCACCACACCTAAAGAGCCACCGCAATGCAAGACCCTTCGCCGAAGTACCGCTGCAGCACCATACACCCCAAACTCCTTGCCcaggtcggattgggacatcaacccAGGTCTCAACTCAACGTAtgggggcctcgccacatccACTACTGCACACCACACCTCGGACACCACCTTAAAGCGCATGGGTATGGCCACTCCTGCCGCTAGACTCTCCAAGGATCCAGGCTTGCTACGCCGTCAAGGGTGATATAGAGCCACCGAGCCACTTCAAAACCTCACCTTCGTCGTGCCGCCGCTGAAATCTCCACTGCACCACCTGTGCGGATAGAAAGCCTCCCGAGACGCGGCTCAACTCCGTTGCACACACCTGCCTGTCAAGTTGACGACCTGGTATCCACCACTCGACCACAAGCCCCGCGGCACCAAGGTTGGAGTCTAGCATCGACACGGCCGACACGAAGCGTGGCCGAATGCGTTGGCCTGAAGCAAATCTTCTATGGGCTACTGCATGATTTTAGCCCATATACTGTTTTTAGACCTGAGTATAAAGTGGGGGATTTTGGGGTGCGGTTATATATATCATCATATATCATATCAGTGGTGAAGAAATTAACCACCATCATCTGAACATGCCCCCATTACATGGGCTGTCAGCCTAACAAGGCGCACGGTTTGTTTGATTAATCAACCAAGTTACGGTTTGACTGTTTGCGTAGTTGTCCTGAAAGGGAAGAGTTGTGCATGTAAGAAAGTTTAGAACTATAAATCTTAAATTGCATATGCAAATTAAATTCGAAATGCACAGTTTCTTATAATAAGATCTTCAGAACAAGATCCTCAAAACAAAACACCAATTGATTATGTTTTGATGATCTATCTATAAAAAGTTGAAATAATTGAAACCCTTTTCACAAAAATTAGAcccaccgtacccctcacggAGGCACCACTTGTTAGATCAAAAGGTTTGACGATTATTAAATATGAtttatcccccccccccacccccacaccCAGAAAACATCCTTTCAGTAACCACATAACTTGTTATTTTGAATGATGAATAGTACTCATGAATTTGTTTTCATAAAATGATTCGACTATACATAAATATGGTCCTTTCACACCGCTACATCAACAACTTGCTAAAACAAAACAATTAGTGCGTGGTACTTGCTGCGCCGACTATCATGCCACCGGCTGCTACAGCCTACAAGGCACGCGCACAGCTGCTCCTTAACATTGCCATGTGGCAGATCGCTCGCGACTCCATCACAATCAGCAATCCATGGCGTACGTGGTCGTAGTCCCGTCATTGCCAGAGCCAAGCCATATCAATGCGTGCAGCATCTCCAGCATCTCAATTGATCTCTGACAGTCGCCTGGGATCTCCCCTGGTATCTACTGAAATAGTGATCTCGTTGCACAACCTTGTACTGCGGCACGACAGGTAACACATGCCCAACCTGGGTCGTACATAGACCTGGGCTGGCGTAGCAGCTCCAGCAACACCACTGCCAACAATTCTTTGGAACTAATGTGACCTGATCTCGCCACTCCTGCAGCCACCACCAAATCAGGTGCTGCTATCGTTCCACTCAAGCATATCCATCACCGAAAAACAAGGGAAAAATCCGAAAGGGTGTCAGCAATAGTCTAAATTTGCAAGTTAACCATGTTTTGAAAATACCAGCTAAGGGCGGCCACACCCACATCATGCCCATAACAACGGTTTCAGGCATGGAACATTATCTCCATACTAGTACATAACAGTAAAGCAATCCAAAAGAGTGGCATCGTGAAACGGCAACACGGAAACGAGTAGCTCCAGACCTAATCAGAGTATGCAATGTTGCGCACTAAGCAGCAACAAACATAAGGGTACGCAATGCAGTAAGCGGACGACCAATGATACAGTAAGCAAAAGCAGAGGTTTCAGCTGTAGCACAACTGCctaatcatcagaatcatcgcTGCTGATGTCCTCATCGTCTTCAAGCTCTTCCATACTCTCATCATCGTCCTCGTCATTGTCATTAGACTTCAATACACTCTCCTCAATATCAGTAAAGTCTTCATCCTCCTCTTCATCATAATCACTATAATACTCTTCTATTGCGGAGACAGCAATTCCTACATATTTTCATTTTGACAGAAGAACAAATATGTTACATGCTTCACAATCCAAATAAGTAATTAGATTAGTCTAAATATGTCAAGTAGTCGTGAAAGTTGTATAATAGAAAGTAACCATACCATTTCTATCATTTGGACACGTCCAGTCATGGAGAGAAGTCAGCATCTCAAGTAAATCTGGTCTGAGTGTACCTCGACGACGATTCAAGACTTTCTCCCGGGTGTTAAAAGCAGACTTAGAAGGAACTGTGGAGATAGGAACAGCAAGGATATCACGAGCCATGTTTGCAAGGTCAGGGCAACACTTGGACATGGCACTCCAAAACTCCAAGATATCCAGATCAGTGTTTAGATCCATCGTTGGTGATTCCAAATACCATTCCAACTGTGATCTTTGCTCTTGTGGAGTATAATCATCAAACAAATCATCCTTTGCATGGTACTCAACAACATTAGACCCCACCACAGACAAAGAAGACTTTTCATACTCAGTAAACACTCTGTGGAGCAACGCGATAACTCTATCAACATGTTGGCTACCATCAGCTTCACCATACAGCTTCCTGAAACAGTACCTGATTAAGTTGAGCTTGTAGCGAGGATCAAGAACAGCTGCACAGGCCAGAATTAGGCGACACTCTGACCAATTTCTCAAACTTCAACTTTATATCTTTCACCATAGCAGACATGAAGTTATCACACTCTTTTGTCACTTCAAGCAATCTGTAAACTTTATATACTCCAAGAAAGTACAAATTGGCAGTTTTGCACTTTGTGTTTATGAAAGTGCAAGTTATGTCATAAAGTGGCTTCAGAAACTTCTCTATGATTGCTACCTTGTTCCCCTCATCATCTGAAAGATGGAATTCTGACAAAAAAGTTTCATCTGTTGATGCAAAATGAGTCAAAGCATCCCTGTAATACAGCGCACAGCAAAGCATCTTGTAAGTTGAGTCCCAGATAACAACCAGGTCAGCTCGCAGCTTCATTGTAACATCCAAGTGACAAACATCTTTAGCCCATTGATAAAAGGCATCCTTTGTAATAGTAGAATAAGTGATATAGTGAATTctgttagcagctcaattttcactctcaatgagctgagaggatgacactcaagttggagaagttttctgggttttcttcattcacactcacaatgccatgccttccaacgggaggggtggccACGCTTTTATACAAGGGCTGCAGGGCAGCCAAAACACACACCAAggactagtctaagatgctgtcctctaggtcCTAATTGTTGTCCTctagatgctgtcctctagatGCTAAagctagtctaagatgccaatgtgctgcagctgcagcaaccACCACGCAGCAAGGACCATGCAAGGTCTGAGATGCTGGTCAAAAGAAGAACTGAAACCTGTCCTAGGTGGAGACCCACAAAGACCGAGATGACATAGACTTATTCcttcattctccccctaagtcttgtCCGTCATCTTGTGGGAGGGTTGAACCATTCGGGTCCTGGAGCaaagctcaaggaacttgatcctcccaaggggcttggtgagcaggtccgcaagctgatccttggtgttgatgtagctcgccttgatgcttccttcctccaagcagcctcggatgaagtgatacctcacccggatgtgcttgctccgttcgtggaaaacggggttcttcgccaaggccagagcggacttgctgtccaccccGAGCTCCACTGATCCAGTGTCTCTGCCGAGtagatcaccaagcagtcgagcgagccagagcgcctgagtcgacgcggtggaggccgctatgtactcggcctcgcagctggacaaggccaccacctgctgcttgaccgactgccagctaacgaggcacttGCCGAGGAAGAAAAGGATCCCGCTCgtgctcttgctggtgtcgatgtcgccggcgtggtcgctgtcactgtacccgacgaagtgtgccgctccagggcacctcgggtagtggagaccatggtcgagagtccccgcaacatagcggatgatcctcttcacggcctgctggtgctccgtcgtcggtcgctgcatgaaccgactgacgtagccgacggagaacgccaagtccggccgtgtgtgggcgaggtagcggaggctccccacaagacgccggtactgagtagcgtcTACCTCCTCCGtcgtgctgtcacggctcagcttcagcctctcctccatcggagtgagagctgggttgcagtcggtgagcccagcgagctcgacgacgcgcttggcgtaggcggtctgtcgaagtgtgatcccggagtcgtcctggtgcacctcgatccccaggtagaaggagagaggccccaggtcgct
This genomic interval from Panicum virgatum strain AP13 chromosome 8K, P.virgatum_v5, whole genome shotgun sequence contains the following:
- the LOC120646246 gene encoding PHD finger-like domain-containing protein 5A, yielding MARHQADLVRCARLPGVAVGRVCAAHDGRCVACDSMVRPCAVARVCDGCGYGSGSGSERCVVCGVREGGGAVADAHYCVACVRLEKDRDGCPAVVNVGTAMADSFYHRKKHGFNNNPRGGSG